The Paenibacillus sp. FSL R7-0204 genome includes a region encoding these proteins:
- the rfbA gene encoding glucose-1-phosphate thymidylyltransferase RfbA, giving the protein MKGIILAGGSGTRLHPLTKSISKQILPVYDKPMIYYPLSVLMLAGIRDILIISTGRDIRLFQDLLGNGEQLGLSFRYAVQEQPRGLAEAFLIGEEFIGTDHVCMILGDNIFYGQSFSSILERAVQRREGATIFGCRVQDPSAYGVVEFDSMGKAVALEEKPLYPRSHYAVPGLYFYDRQVVEIAKHIQPSRRGEIEITDVNREYLSRGQLNVELFGRGMAWLDTGTPDSLLEAANLVETLQKRQGLYVACIEEIAFNKGYITREQLLELARPLRKLAYGQYLNTIAEESLTAGG; this is encoded by the coding sequence ATGAAGGGCATTATTCTGGCGGGCGGCTCGGGGACGAGGCTGCATCCGCTGACGAAGTCGATCTCCAAGCAGATTCTGCCGGTATATGACAAGCCTATGATCTATTATCCGCTGTCTGTATTGATGCTGGCAGGCATCCGGGATATCCTGATTATCTCCACCGGGAGAGACATCCGGCTGTTCCAGGATCTTCTGGGCAATGGCGAACAGCTTGGCCTGTCCTTCCGATATGCGGTACAGGAGCAGCCGCGCGGACTGGCAGAGGCGTTCCTGATTGGAGAAGAATTCATTGGTACAGATCATGTGTGCATGATTCTGGGCGACAATATCTTCTATGGACAGAGCTTCAGCTCTATTCTGGAGCGAGCTGTCCAGCGGCGGGAGGGTGCCACGATCTTCGGCTGCCGGGTACAAGATCCTTCGGCTTATGGTGTTGTTGAATTTGACAGCATGGGCAAGGCGGTAGCGCTGGAGGAGAAGCCCCTGTATCCCCGTTCCCATTATGCAGTGCCGGGCTTATACTTCTACGACCGTCAGGTCGTTGAGATCGCAAAACATATCCAGCCCTCACGGCGTGGTGAAATCGAGATTACAGATGTTAACCGGGAGTATTTAAGCAGAGGCCAATTGAATGTGGAGCTGTTCGGCCGGGGAATGGCCTGGCTGGATACCGGGACGCCGGATTCATTGCTGGAGGCAGCCAATCTGGTGGAGACGCTCCAGAAGCGGCAAGGCCTGTACGTGGCTTGCATTGAAGAGATTGCTTTCAATAAAGGCTACATTACCAGAGAGCAGCTTCTGGAGCTGGCAAGGCCGCTGCGCAAGCTGGCCTACGGACAATATTTGAACACCATAGCTGAAGAATCACTTACAGCGGGCGGATAA